From Paenibacillus graminis, a single genomic window includes:
- the thrS gene encoding threonine--tRNA ligase, which yields MEINVSLPDGSIRRYARSTTVAQVAESISTSLKKNAAAGKIDGRLVDIHQPIDHDCHVEIVMADSPDGLFIQRYSTAHLMAQAIQRIYGKQKVKLGIGPVIEDGFYYDIDREGPLSTDDLAAIEQEMQKIIGENLPIVRRVVSRAEAIALFEALDQPLKVELIHGLPEDEEISLYEQGEFIDLCRGPHVASTGHIKAFKLLSVAGAYWRGDSNNPMLQRIYGTAFSKKAQLEEHLHMLAEAKKRDHRKLGKELELFMFSEEAPGMPFYLSKGMILRTELENFLRELQRARDYDEVRTPLMMNNRMWEQSGHWDHYKDNMYFTQVDETKYALKPMNCPGHMLIFKNSLRSYRELPMRVAEFGQVHRHEFSGALNGMMRVRTFCQDDAHLFVLPEQIEEEIAGVMELIGHIYKVFGFEYKVELSTRPDDYMGSEALWDQAEASLQNVLDRRGIDYRVNEGDGAFYGPKIDFHIQDALKRSWQCGTIQLDFQMPEKFDLTYVGEDSQKHRPVVIHRAVYGSIDRFMGILTEHFSGAFPLWLSPVQVKLLPVSSRYADYAFQVKKELQDAGIRVELDIRNEKLGYKIREAQLEKVPYMLVLGEQEQSAAAVSVRKRGSGDAGAMSIAEFVRQIVGENAARSDVFLH from the coding sequence ATGGAAATCAATGTATCACTGCCGGATGGATCAATTAGGAGGTACGCACGCAGCACCACAGTTGCTCAAGTAGCGGAATCCATCAGCACAAGCCTGAAGAAAAACGCAGCAGCCGGTAAAATCGACGGCAGACTCGTTGACATTCATCAACCGATTGACCATGACTGCCACGTCGAAATCGTTATGGCCGACAGCCCGGATGGACTGTTCATCCAGCGGTATAGTACAGCACATCTAATGGCTCAGGCCATCCAACGCATATACGGTAAGCAAAAAGTTAAGCTGGGCATCGGTCCGGTAATCGAAGATGGATTCTACTACGATATCGATAGGGAAGGGCCGCTCTCCACAGATGACTTAGCTGCCATTGAGCAGGAAATGCAGAAGATTATCGGGGAGAATCTGCCGATTGTCCGGCGGGTAGTCAGCCGCGCCGAAGCCATTGCGCTTTTCGAAGCATTGGATCAACCGCTCAAAGTGGAACTGATTCACGGCCTGCCGGAGGACGAAGAAATCAGTCTGTATGAGCAGGGCGAGTTCATTGATTTATGCCGGGGTCCGCATGTGGCTTCCACGGGCCACATCAAAGCATTTAAACTGCTGAGCGTTGCCGGCGCCTATTGGCGCGGGGATTCCAATAATCCTATGCTGCAGCGTATTTACGGAACGGCCTTTTCCAAAAAAGCGCAGCTGGAAGAGCACCTGCACATGCTGGCGGAAGCGAAGAAGCGTGACCACCGCAAGCTGGGCAAGGAGCTGGAACTGTTCATGTTTTCCGAGGAAGCGCCGGGTATGCCCTTTTATTTGTCCAAGGGAATGATTCTCCGTACAGAGCTGGAGAACTTTCTGCGCGAATTGCAGCGGGCGCGGGATTATGATGAGGTCCGCACACCGCTGATGATGAACAACCGGATGTGGGAGCAGTCAGGACACTGGGACCACTATAAGGACAACATGTATTTTACTCAGGTAGATGAGACGAAATATGCATTGAAACCGATGAATTGTCCGGGACATATGCTGATCTTCAAGAACAGCCTCCGCTCCTACAGGGAGCTGCCGATGCGTGTCGCAGAGTTTGGCCAGGTACACCGGCATGAGTTTTCTGGAGCCCTGAACGGAATGATGCGGGTGCGGACCTTCTGTCAGGATGATGCCCATTTGTTCGTGCTTCCTGAACAGATCGAAGAGGAAATCGCCGGTGTTATGGAGCTGATCGGGCACATTTACAAAGTATTCGGCTTTGAATATAAGGTGGAGCTGTCTACACGGCCGGATGATTACATGGGCTCGGAAGCGTTATGGGATCAGGCGGAGGCGTCGCTCCAAAATGTACTGGACAGACGCGGAATCGACTATCGGGTGAACGAGGGGGACGGAGCTTTTTACGGGCCGAAGATTGACTTCCACATTCAGGATGCGCTGAAGCGAAGCTGGCAATGCGGAACGATTCAACTGGATTTCCAAATGCCTGAGAAGTTCGATCTGACTTATGTCGGCGAAGACAGCCAGAAACACCGTCCTGTCGTGATCCACCGTGCGGTATATGGCTCGATCGACCGTTTTATGGGGATTCTTACGGAGCATTTCAGCGGCGCTTTCCCGCTGTGGCTGTCCCCGGTGCAAGTCAAACTGCTGCCGGTTTCCAGCCGCTATGCAGATTACGCCTTCCAAGTGAAAAAGGAGCTGCAGGATGCCGGAATCCGTGTCGAGCTTGATATAAGGAATGAGAAATTGGGCTACAAAATCCGCGAAGCCCAGCTGGAGAAGGTGCCTTACATGCTGGTGCTCGGTGAGCAGGAGCAAAGCGCCGCCGCAGTATCCGTAAGAAAACGCGGGTCCGGCGATGCCGGAGCCATGAGTATTGCTGAGTTTGTCCGGCAAATTGTCGGTGAAAACGCGGCTAGAAGTGACGTGTTTCTTCATTAA
- a CDS encoding GNAT family N-acetyltransferase, with product MISNNVKELNGTFIRMVPMEAAHQHELMALLVNPQIWEYTWRKITSPAQVTGLLDTALANQAKGTELPFVMIEQSTGRIAGTSRIMHLDHIHRNAEIGCTWISPKFWRTAVNTESKALLLQYCFESLGLIRVNFTVAGDNKRSQKAVERIGAVKEGMLRKHRITAEGRILDSVLYSIIDDEWPAVKDNLHYLLNVKYADKKI from the coding sequence GTGATCTCGAACAACGTCAAAGAACTTAACGGCACTTTTATTCGAATGGTTCCTATGGAAGCAGCGCATCAACATGAACTGATGGCTTTGCTGGTTAATCCGCAAATTTGGGAGTATACCTGGCGCAAAATCACTTCTCCCGCACAAGTAACAGGATTATTGGATACGGCGCTTGCCAATCAGGCGAAGGGGACCGAGCTCCCTTTTGTCATGATAGAGCAATCCACCGGCAGGATCGCCGGCACCTCGCGGATTATGCATCTTGACCACATTCACCGCAACGCGGAGATTGGCTGCACATGGATCTCCCCGAAGTTCTGGAGAACAGCGGTCAATACAGAATCCAAAGCTCTGCTGCTGCAGTATTGTTTTGAATCTTTAGGTCTGATCCGGGTGAATTTTACCGTTGCGGGGGATAATAAGCGATCCCAAAAAGCAGTCGAACGCATCGGTGCGGTGAAGGAAGGCATGCTGCGCAAACACCGGATCACTGCGGAAGGCCGTATTTTGGATAGTGTGCTGTACAGCATTATTGACGACGAATGGCCTGCGGTAAAAGATAATCTGCACTACTTGCTTAACGTAAAGTATGCGGACAAGAAAATCTAA
- a CDS encoding SRPBCC family protein: METGKPVTITVEALVHSPVESVWKYWTGPEHITKWNTASDDWHTPYAENDLRAGGKFLSRMEAKDGSFGFDFGGVYDEVSMNERIAYTIGDGRKVKIDFVRQGNDTKIITVFEAEETNSVEMQQAGWQAIQDNFKKYVETAAEK, from the coding sequence TTGGAAACAGGTAAGCCGGTAACGATAACTGTGGAAGCGCTCGTTCATTCTCCAGTAGAAAGCGTGTGGAAATATTGGACCGGGCCGGAGCATATTACGAAATGGAATACGGCTTCTGATGACTGGCATACGCCATACGCCGAGAATGATCTTAGGGCTGGCGGTAAGTTCCTCTCAAGAATGGAAGCCAAGGATGGCAGCTTTGGATTTGATTTTGGCGGAGTCTACGACGAAGTGAGTATGAACGAGCGCATCGCCTATACGATTGGCGACGGCAGAAAAGTGAAGATCGATTTTGTCCGCCAAGGCAACGATACGAAAATCATCACAGTGTTCGAAGCGGAAGAGACCAACTCCGTCGAGATGCAGCAAGCCGGGTGGCAGGCGATTCAGGACAATTTCAAAAAATATGTGGAAACAGCTGCAGAAAAATAA
- a CDS encoding S-layer homology domain-containing protein: MRKWLSCILGISLVFQANIALAEQSSMFKDVPDHFWGQEYIERAIEHKIVEGYPDGTFKPDAKVSQSEFMAMLIRSYKPSDFNSSQKSQDWSAPYLSYIHKLGWTELQPSEEVALNRGNVARYLTNATGKNFTVDDSIQYLLDIGIAKGKTERSLQGFNKNEPVTRTEALAFIERLNYRFDELKTIPKAAEKYNSDLAQKDVYTISEQNISIQFPQQWKSKYEVVTATNTDVKTMSYNFIDKSNKNYGGTLFTLTVWPKEVWSSEGPELMKNIHIYKIGERENVVFTINTPTDVQYGTEDLALKTEYLNLSNDVQKKEIDFLID, encoded by the coding sequence ATGAGAAAATGGTTATCATGTATATTGGGCATAAGTCTCGTCTTTCAAGCGAACATTGCCCTGGCAGAGCAGTCAAGCATGTTTAAAGATGTTCCAGATCACTTTTGGGGACAGGAGTATATTGAAAGAGCAATTGAGCATAAAATCGTCGAAGGTTATCCTGATGGGACGTTTAAACCTGATGCAAAGGTAAGTCAAAGTGAATTTATGGCGATGCTCATCAGAAGCTACAAGCCCTCCGACTTTAATTCAAGCCAAAAGAGTCAAGATTGGTCCGCACCTTATCTAAGCTATATCCATAAACTTGGGTGGACAGAGCTTCAGCCTTCTGAGGAGGTAGCTTTGAATAGAGGAAATGTAGCTCGTTACTTAACTAATGCAACCGGGAAAAACTTTACTGTTGACGACTCCATCCAATATCTTTTGGATATTGGTATAGCAAAGGGAAAAACGGAACGATCCTTACAGGGGTTCAATAAAAACGAGCCTGTTACAAGAACTGAAGCATTGGCCTTTATAGAACGACTAAACTATAGATTTGATGAGTTGAAGACAATTCCTAAAGCAGCAGAAAAGTATAATAGTGACCTTGCACAAAAAGATGTTTATACAATTTCGGAACAAAATATAAGCATTCAGTTTCCACAACAATGGAAGAGCAAATACGAAGTGGTTACTGCCACAAATACGGATGTAAAAACCATGAGCTACAACTTCATTGATAAATCCAACAAAAATTATGGTGGGACACTCTTTACTTTGACGGTTTGGCCCAAAGAAGTCTGGTCTTCAGAGGGACCGGAACTTATGAAAAACATTCATATATACAAAATCGGTGAAAGAGAAAATGTCGTCTTCACAATAAATACTCCAACAGATGTACAATATGGAACAGAAGATTTAGCCTTAAAGACAGAATACCTGAACTTGAGTAATGATGTGCAAAAAAAAGAAATCGACTTCCTAATCGATTAG
- a CDS encoding helix-turn-helix domain-containing protein — protein MRNTMNQLVRYKAFQKLTISYFLLVLLTVSLLSGVLFYLFSRSAVKEIDRNSKAMLSQITYASDVVYNQVMTIGNALLIQREIIAFLNDKTENKINNYRIFQQMSQITSIYPYIHSIGIYRPSTGTTVDTAGLPFDSSLTALSAERYMEFYPRSLTIAGRNNDAPLQLLTFLLYPDFSFQTSDNPLIYINVEEKSILTTIRKISKADAASNVFVINNEGKVISHTDSNLFLEDLSKEQYVQQILNQDKDENSFTTNIHNKKHLVTYVKSEKMDWYFVSVSPYSGLISNIDQLRSVTLLVTAGIVLAGLLISIFLTKNIYSPLSTLFEKIMPGMNVPASGSPFIDEYKIMAEVFHSLEERDKSMQFVISSSSRTIRELYLHSLLQGHPLEYSVPSELIRDIDAAVSGPYFCVLVFKINELELAKGRMDAEQRPMLRFALGNIAKEMLGHIGVCDYLNIGENETAAILQCAKNQTPEELKPALRNIQSFLNRYFKVTVSIGVGDISYGRKNIPSSYTSAQQYVKYRMIYGKESILDAVATRPHMMTALSYPSAYEKRLIDAVQSGKPEPIQDAIGQFVEQISNGSINQVITYSIQLMLSLLKHFEYLQHVPDSNFNEYLVAVTDIESAEHLTEIKDIFHRYCYNICALIEEKSLWMNAQKHNFIIEKVQNYIQEHYAQPNLSLELVSNIAGLSPSYLGKLFKGATRQSFSEYLNHTRLEKAKDLLASTHETAAKISESVGMYNITYFSTLFKKKYGLTPSAYREQEALKSPEGAGED, from the coding sequence ATGCGGAACACCATGAACCAGCTTGTCCGGTACAAGGCTTTTCAAAAGCTTACCATCTCATATTTCCTGCTTGTTCTTCTAACCGTCAGCCTGCTGTCCGGTGTTCTCTTCTATCTCTTCTCCAGAAGCGCCGTCAAGGAGATCGACCGCAATTCCAAAGCCATGCTGTCCCAGATCACTTACGCCTCAGATGTTGTCTATAACCAAGTCATGACAATCGGCAATGCACTGCTCATCCAGCGGGAGATCATCGCGTTCCTCAACGACAAGACTGAGAACAAGATAAACAATTATCGTATCTTTCAACAGATGTCCCAGATTACAAGTATATATCCTTATATTCACAGCATAGGAATCTACCGGCCTTCTACGGGAACAACAGTCGACACAGCCGGGCTTCCTTTCGATTCATCGCTCACCGCTCTCAGCGCGGAGCGGTACATGGAATTCTATCCGCGCAGCCTGACGATTGCCGGCCGTAATAACGATGCGCCGCTGCAGCTTCTAACCTTTCTGCTATACCCGGATTTCTCATTTCAGACCTCTGACAACCCGCTCATCTATATCAATGTGGAAGAGAAGTCCATTCTGACGACGATTCGCAAGATCAGCAAAGCGGATGCCGCGAGCAATGTTTTCGTTATCAACAACGAGGGCAAAGTAATCTCCCATACCGATTCAAATTTATTCCTGGAGGATTTGTCCAAGGAACAGTATGTGCAGCAAATTCTGAATCAAGACAAGGATGAGAACAGTTTCACAACAAATATTCATAATAAAAAGCATCTGGTCACTTATGTGAAGTCGGAGAAAATGGACTGGTATTTTGTAAGCGTTTCCCCTTACTCCGGGCTCATCTCTAACATTGACCAGCTCCGCAGCGTTACACTGCTAGTGACGGCGGGGATCGTACTGGCAGGTCTGCTGATCTCTATTTTTCTGACCAAAAATATTTATAGTCCGTTATCGACGCTGTTTGAAAAGATCATGCCGGGCATGAATGTTCCGGCCTCCGGTTCGCCGTTCATCGATGAATATAAGATCATGGCCGAGGTTTTCCATTCCTTGGAGGAACGGGATAAATCAATGCAGTTCGTGATCAGCAGCTCCTCCCGGACGATCCGTGAGCTTTATCTGCATTCCTTGCTCCAGGGCCATCCGCTGGAATACTCGGTTCCGAGCGAACTCATCCGGGATATCGACGCAGCGGTGTCCGGGCCTTATTTTTGCGTACTGGTATTCAAAATCAATGAGCTGGAGCTGGCAAAAGGGAGAATGGATGCGGAACAGCGTCCTATGCTGCGTTTCGCCCTTGGCAATATTGCAAAAGAGATGCTGGGGCATATCGGGGTATGTGATTACTTAAATATTGGGGAGAATGAAACTGCCGCAATCCTTCAGTGCGCGAAAAACCAGACGCCGGAGGAACTCAAACCCGCATTGCGTAATATTCAGAGCTTTTTGAACCGTTACTTCAAGGTAACTGTATCCATCGGTGTAGGGGATATAAGCTATGGCAGGAAGAATATCCCTTCCTCCTATACTTCGGCGCAGCAGTATGTTAAATATCGGATGATCTACGGAAAGGAATCGATTCTGGATGCTGTAGCAACGCGGCCGCATATGATGACGGCTTTGAGCTATCCCAGTGCCTATGAGAAGAGGCTAATCGATGCTGTGCAATCCGGCAAGCCGGAGCCTATTCAAGATGCAATCGGACAATTCGTAGAACAAATCTCAAACGGTTCAATCAATCAGGTCATTACCTACAGCATCCAGCTTATGCTCTCCTTGCTCAAGCACTTTGAGTATTTGCAGCATGTGCCGGATTCCAATTTCAACGAGTATCTGGTTGCGGTGACAGATATTGAATCCGCCGAACATCTAACGGAAATCAAGGACATCTTCCACCGGTATTGTTACAATATCTGCGCATTAATCGAAGAGAAAAGTCTCTGGATGAATGCCCAGAAGCACAATTTTATTATTGAGAAGGTGCAGAATTACATCCAGGAGCATTATGCCCAGCCGAACTTATCCCTGGAGCTGGTGTCCAACATTGCTGGCCTGTCGCCAAGCTATCTGGGAAAGCTGTTCAAAGGAGCAACCCGGCAATCGTTCAGTGAATACCTGAACCACACCAGACTGGAGAAAGCAAAGGATTTGCTGGCTTCCACCCATGAGACTGCCGCCAAAATCAGTGAATCGGTAGGCATGTACAATATCACATACTTCTCCACGCTCTTCAAGAAAAAGTATGGCCTGACTCCTTCGGCCTACCGCGAGCAGGAGGCGCTGAAAAGTCCTGAGGGCGCTGGAGAAGATTAA